One region of Juglans regia cultivar Chandler chromosome 4, Walnut 2.0, whole genome shotgun sequence genomic DNA includes:
- the LOC108993425 gene encoding pentatricopeptide repeat-containing protein At5g64320, mitochondrial-like isoform X1 has protein sequence MFAVSRIRCLLNPTLSAFFSYLTKPTPLAFFSLASNPYPCNSTTFQNPSFLPLKPTIFSPKSSFILIQNRGVHVGVDPPSSTGEIHAIVGPMFSGKTARLLRRIQSESSNGRRSFGSVLDIIPHADSVTRLTDHCELFHRRAFFTSSGAGRDFTDTAGNDDNRSESETEWERLIKPFDLKQLRKSLNQISPYQLCKLLELPLDVPTSMEIFKWAGAQKSYCHSFDVYYALVDKLGVAGEFKVIDRLLGQMKDEGIVFRESLFLLIMKYYGRAGLPGQATRLLLDMRGLYSCEPTFRSYNVVLDILVAGNCPKVAPNVFYDMLSKGVSPTVYTFGVVMKALCTVNEVDSACSLLRDMTKHGCVPNSVVYQTLIHSLYKSERVNEALKLLDEMFLMGCAPDVQTFNDVIHGLCKLNRIHEAAKLVDRMLLRGFSPDNITYGVLMHGLCRMRQVDEARSLLNKVPVPNVVLFNTLINGYVTCGRFEEAMAVVNDFMLNTICVPDVFTFNILVRGLCKKGCLASARELVNEMTTRGCEPNVVTYTILIDGFCKEGQLEEAGEVLNEMSTKGLSLNTVGYNCLICALCKNEKVHEALVMISEMSRKGCKPDIFTFNSVIFGLCKVGKMEEAMRVHHDMLLEGVIANSVTYNTLIHAFLRRGGIQEALKLVDEMLFRGCPLDVITYNGLMKALCKAGALEKGLGLFEEMMSKGLNINNVSCNILINGLCRVGKVHNALEFLRNVIHRGLTPDIVTYNILINGLCKMGRLREALNLFDRIQIEGIRADAITYNTLIRWYCREGMFDDAYLFLREGVDNGFVPNDVTWYLLVTNFVRESAMESQTFTSALF, from the exons ATGTTTGCTGTTTCAAGAATCAGGTGTCTTCTAAACCCAACTCTGTCAGCCTTCTTTTCTTACCTCACTAAACCCACTCCTCTTGCTTTCTTCTCCTTAGCCTCCAATCCCTATCCATGCAACTCCACAACTTTCCAAAACCCAAGTTTTCTACCCCTAAAACCCACAATATTTTCTCCCAAAtcctcatttattttaattcaaaatcgTGGCGTGCACGTAGGGGTGGATCCGCCGTCGTCGACCGGTGAGATTCACGCCATCGTTGGCCCGATGTTCTCCGGAAAAACCGCAAGGCTTCTTCGCAGGATTCAGTCTGAGAGCAGCAATGGCAG GAGGAGCTTTGGTTCTGTGCTAGATATAATTCCCCATGCTGATTCTGTGACCAGATTAACTGATCATTGTGAACTTTTTCATAGACGTGCTTTCTTCACCTCAAGTGGGGCTGGTAGAGATTTTACTGATACAGCAGGGAATGATGACAATAGATCAGAGTCTGAGACTGAGTGGGAAAGGTTAATTAAACCTTTTGACCTCAAACAGCTTAGGAAGTCACTTAATCAAATCAGCCCCTATCAGCTATGTAAATTGCTTGAGCTACCCCTTGATGTGCCCACATCAATGGAGATATTCAAGTGGGCGGGTGCTCAAAAGAGCTATTGCCATTCGTTTGATGTGTATTATGCGCTGGTAGATAAGCTTGGGGTGGCAGGGGAGTTCAAAGTGATAGATAGGCTGCTGGGGCAGATGAAAGATGAAGGGATTGTTTTTAGAGAGTCCCTTTTCctcttaattatgaaatattatgGAAGAGCTGGTCTACCGGGGCAAGCAACTAGGTTGCTTCTGGATATGAGGGGTCTTTATTCTTGCGAGCCAACCTTTAGATCTTACAATGTTGTGCTGGATATATTGGTGGCTGGGAATTGTCCTAAAGTTGCACCAAATGTTTTCTATGACATGTTAAGTAAAGGCGTTTCTCCTACTGTGTACACATTTGGGGTGGTGATGAAAGCACTTTGTACGGTTAATGAGGTGGATTCCGCATGCTCTCTTCTTAGGGACATGACAAAGCATGGTTGTGTGCCGAATTCAGTGGTATACCAGACTCTGATACATTCACTCtataagagtgaaagagtgaatGAAGCTTTGAAACTTTTGGACGAAATGTTTCTTATGGGCTGTGCACCTGATGTTCAGACCTTCAATGATGTTATTCATGGCCTTTGCAAGCTTAATCGGATTCATGAAGCGGCAAAGTTGGTTGATCGGATGCTTCTTCGGGGGTTTTCTCCTGATAAtataacttatggagttttaaTGCATGGGTTGTGTAGAATGAGGCAAGTTGATGAAGCGAGGTCATTGTTGAACAAAGTGCCAGTTCCAAATGTTGTGCTCTTCAATACCTTAATCAATGGGTATGTGACCTGTGGAAGGTTTGAAGAAGCCATGGCTGTTGTGAATGATTTTATGCTAAATACCATCTGTGTCCCAGATGTCTTTACGTTTAACATACTGGTTCGGGGACTTTGCAAGAAGGGTTGTTTGGCTTCAGCTCGTGAATTGGTTAATGAGATGACAACTAGGGGTTGTGAGCCTAATGTGGTTACATACACAATATTGATAGATGGTTTCTGCAAAGAAGGCCAACTAGAGGAAGCTGGTGAAGTTTTAAATGAGATGTCAACAAAGGGTCTTAGTCTGAATACAGTGGGATACAATTGCCTTATATGTGCTCTGTGCAAGAATGAAAAAGTTCATGAAGCTTTGGTAATGATTAGTGAAATGTCTAGGAAAGGATGTAAACCCGATATATTTACATTTAATTCTGTAATATTTGGACTGTGCAAGGTCGGTAAGATGGAAGAGGCAATGAGAGTCCACCATGATATGTTACTGGAGGGTGTAATTGCCAACTCTGTGACTTATAACACTTTGATTCATGCTTTCCTAAGAAGAGGTGGGATCCAGGAAGCCCTTAAGCTTGTGGATGAGATGCTGTTTAGAGGGTGCCCTCTTGATGTAATCACCTATAATGGCCTAATGAAGGCACTCTGTAAAGCTGGGGCTCTTGAGAAAGGATTGGGACTGTTTGAAGAAATGATGAGTAAGGGACTGAATATCAATAATGTCTCATGCAATATTTTGATCAATGGTCTTTGTAGAGTTGGAAAAGTACATAATGCACTTGAGTTTCTTAGGAATGTGATTCATCGGGGTTTGACACCAGACATAGTCACATACAATATCCTGATAAATGGTCTATGCAAGATGGGGCGTCTTCGAGAGGCCTTGAATCTCTTTGACAGAATACAAATTGAAGGAATTCGTGCTGATGCTATTACTTATAACACTTTAATCCGTTGGTACTGCAGAGAGGGCATGTTTGATGATGCTTATTTATTCCTGCGTGAGGGTGTGGATAATGGTTTCGTACCTAATGATGTGACTTGGTATTTATTGGTCACCAATTTTGTTAGAGAAAGTGCCATGGAGAGTCAGACCTTTACCTCAGCTTTGTTTTAG
- the LOC108993425 gene encoding pentatricopeptide repeat-containing protein At4g16470-like isoform X2 has product MFAVSRIRCLLNPTLSAFFSYLTKPTPLAFFSLASNPYPCNSTTFQNPSFLPLKPTIFSPKSSFILIQNRGVHVGVDPPSSTGEIHAIVGPMFSGKTARLLRRIQSESSNGSFQVEHYKGYLQLDKTLKGLCVSGRLREAVGLLWITGVQVEPGTYSLLLQECIFRKEYSNGRRIHGQMVVVGYDPSEYLKTKLLILYVKSGHIGTAHILFDKLLGTSLVSWNAMIAGYVQRGLEEVGLDLYYKMRRTGFVPDQYTFASVFRACATLATLEHGKRAHGVMIKCQVRENVVANSALMDMYFKCSSLSDGHQVFEKSSNRNVITWTALISGYGQHGKVVEVLEFFHRMKNEGFKPNYVTFLAVISACSHGGLVDQGWAYFSSMIRDYGIEPRGKHYASMIDLLGRAGRLHEAYEFVLNSPCKEHSVIWGALLGACRIHGDMNLVKLAAKKFFELEPENPGKYVVLSNAYATSGLWDNVAEVRAVMRESGVIKEPGHSWIEIRNGSHFFFKGDKSHKQSSEIYEMIRDMTCILKDTGYVPDSSDD; this is encoded by the exons ATGTTTGCTGTTTCAAGAATCAGGTGTCTTCTAAACCCAACTCTGTCAGCCTTCTTTTCTTACCTCACTAAACCCACTCCTCTTGCTTTCTTCTCCTTAGCCTCCAATCCCTATCCATGCAACTCCACAACTTTCCAAAACCCAAGTTTTCTACCCCTAAAACCCACAATATTTTCTCCCAAAtcctcatttattttaattcaaaatcgTGGCGTGCACGTAGGGGTGGATCCGCCGTCGTCGACCGGTGAGATTCACGCCATCGTTGGCCCGATGTTCTCCGGAAAAACCGCAAGGCTTCTTCGCAGGATTCAGTCTGAGAGCAGCAATGGCAG CTTTCAGGTTGAGCATTACAAAGGTTACCTCCAATTGGATAAAACACTGAAGGGTCTTTGTGTCTCGGGAAGATTAAGGGAAGCTGTTGGTCTCTTGTGGATCACAGGAGTGCAAGTAGAGCCAGGGACCTATTCTCTTCTGTTGCAGGAGTGCATTTTTAGGAAAGAGTATTCAAATGGGAGAAGAATCCATGGGCAAATGGTTGTTGTCGGATATGATCCAAGTGAATATTTGAAGACCAAATTGTTGATTTTGTATGTGAAATCAGGGCATATAGGAACTGCTCACATTCTGTTCGATAAATTGCTGGGGACAAGCTTGGTCTCGTGGAATGCAATGATTGCAGGGTATGTGCAAAGGGGGCTTGAAGAAGTGGGGTTAGATCTTTATTACAAGATGAGACGGACTGGTTTTGTGCCAGACCAATATACCTTTGCATCAGTCTTCAGAGCCTGTGCCACTTTAGCAACACTTGAGCATGGGAAGCGGGCCCATGGTGTAATGATAAAGTGCCAAGTTAGGGAAAATGTAGTGGCCAATAGTGCCCTCATGGACATGTATTTTAAATGCAGTAGTTTATCTGATGGACATCAGGTATTTGAAAAGTCTTCGAATAGGAATGTTATTACGTGGACTGCCTTAATATCTGGTTATGGCCAGCACGGGAAAGTTGTAGAGGTTTTGGAATTCTTTCATAGGATGAAAAATGAAGGTTTCAAACCAAATTATGTTACCTTTCTTGCAGTTATTTCTGCTTGTAGCCATGGAGGTTTGGTTGATCAGGGTTGGGCATATTTTTCATCTATGATCAGAGATTATGGAATTGAGCCAAGAGGGAAACATTATGCTTCTATGATTGATCTTTTAGGTCGTGCTGGTAGGTTACATGAGGCATATGAGTTTGTTCTGAACTCACCTTGTAAGGAGCACTCAGTGATATGGGGTGCTTTACTTGGGGCTTGTAGGATTCATGGGGACATGAACTTGGTTAAGCTTGCAgcaaagaaattttttgaattgGAACCAGAAAATCCTGGAAAGTATGTGGTTTTGTCTAATGCTTATGCCACCTCTGGGTTGTGGGACAATGTTGCAGAGGTCAGGGCTGTGATGAGGGAATCAGGGGTCATAAAGGAGCCTGGTCATAGCTGGATAGAGATTCGAAATGGGtcccattttttctttaagGGTGATAAATCTCATAAACAATCATCAGAAATATATGAGATGATTAGGGATATGACTTGCATCTTAAAGGACACAGGATATGTTCCTGATTCAAGTGATGACTAA